In Candidatus Sulfurimonas marisnigri, a single genomic region encodes these proteins:
- a CDS encoding HD-GYP domain-containing protein: MGSITETRSKETGKHVKRVAAYSELLALKAGLSTAEAKLLRLCSPMHNIGKVAIPDNILNKPGKLTDSEFTIMKTHAKLGYEMLEHSNRDILKAAAIVAHEHHEKYDGSGYPRKLKGEEIHIYGQITAVADVFDALGSD, encoded by the coding sequence ATGGGTTCAATTACTGAGACACGTTCTAAAGAGACTGGAAAGCATGTAAAACGTGTTGCTGCATACTCTGAACTTCTTGCATTAAAAGCCGGTCTATCTACTGCTGAAGCAAAACTTCTTAGACTATGCAGTCCAATGCACAATATAGGAAAGGTGGCAATTCCTGATAATATATTAAATAAACCAGGAAAGCTGACAGACTCTGAATTTACAATTATGAAAACACATGCAAAGCTAGGTTATGAGATGTTAGAACACTCTAATCGTGACATTCTAAAAGCTGCTGCAATAGTTGCACATGAGCATCATGAAAAATATGACGGCAGTGGTTATCCAAGAAAACTAAAAGGTGAAGAGATTCATATATACGGACAAATAACAGCTGTTGCAGATGTTTTTGATGCACTTGGCTCAGACTGA
- a CDS encoding HAMP domain-containing protein: MKDGNFDDELNIIRSDELGEISNAINSMRISIRQGDRRY, encoded by the coding sequence ATAAAAGATGGTAATTTTGATGATGAGCTAAACATTATACGTTCAGATGAACTTGGTGAGATATCAAATGCAATAAATAGTATGAGGATATCCATAAGGCAGGGGGATAGAAGATATTGA